A genome region from Anopheles stephensi strain Indian chromosome 2, UCI_ANSTEP_V1.0, whole genome shotgun sequence includes the following:
- the LOC118505134 gene encoding exocyst complex component 4 isoform X1, with product MDSPPVKPPRGVKYTKETSGCGLLVSVIKTLDASETNEQREREKLKIEREFRKTDQRLNELVSRSDGDLTRVMQLFGKVSTEVTASRERIHVVKENLQSCKQLLRCRRDELKKLYTDAIQHKYVLEMLDQITEIRKVPAQLTAYMAKKHYLHATKLLMASIETTDGKLKGVEGLNDLRQDFQNRRQQLYGKLLEELNKHLYVSSTADVLQNFQRQASGRNSQYAPGASPFQRNVLRRSAERVEANTKARKALFEISKNGFLDVDKSEIIEDTELLDPDVNSSYFLSIIVECFALLQKVPESIESIKVQMQSELLAIVTKSTQHINSLEHQPQHTQQSALAITSTPSSAAAVAACNGTPSGASAADPTQPAQPVPILELLDLVFRQFKLIANAHQQALRNYGNVIQRYNIPQVKPYDIIEYWGQAQAVLKLVLTDYLDIQNDSGDEALLLRGQFAEQSTNVNSFFSRRKTPGKKLLFRFDKSSHTADAGAAQPADGDQGQPKEHRRNLSNVSNSTPKEDTVSGNSSHLLNSSFHQHQPVYFGGKDGAAAAERRKRERALVCSPDASLVRKIYLPLMGYIQEIESFMKCKSGQPCSLNTFLANYVKDAYLARGHNRNLQLTIESLSKAQDAWRTIISPEEMKRLGLTRPLLQNTVIVENRIAETKKLIQDLPTYSDELLKMVCSLLKTYRETCQAAYRGIVQPETEDKRIYSVAWLKDDDITRFLKSLPNWTDLKTSNARIRQLQQKRLIKTEPSEEESPTQVQQRNVREAEMLTSNLGEGGISQQEILSDVGVLKELAILQESMEWFANRITEFAQELKKPIVNGLVTASPVSTPGSPSPAGTATIVNSPVIVKDGMIKVLINLALEFEELANTCLLVLHLEVRVQCFHYLRSSPSDRYKANNPNKNDSLEPDAKVLKLTKVLSDMDEALSSTLHPRKTKYVFEGLAHLAARILIMAANSMEYIDHSGVQRMCRNALALQQTLSSITASREVALDYARSFYEMFYLDPEEILTAIVEKGAQFTEMQYLNALQLIFRNRGIIDPAVVGSYQQKLSDLLGTKPALGVIV from the exons ATGGATTCTCCGCCAGTGAAACCTCCGCGAGGAGTTAAATATACCAAAGAAACG AGCGGTTGCGGGCTGCTTGTTTCCGTGATCAAAACACTCGATGCCAGTGAAACGAACGAGCAGCGCGAACGGGAGAAGCTTAAAATCGAGCGGGAGTTTCGAAAAACCGACCAGCGGCTAAACGAACTCGTCTCACGCAGCGATGGCGACCTCACGCGGGTTATGCAGCTGTTCGGCAAGGTGTCGACGGAAGTTACGGCCTCCCGGGAGCGAATACATGTGGTGAAGGAAAACCTACAGTCCTGCAAACAGTTGCTGCGTTGTCGCCGCGACGAGCTGAAGAAACTGTACACCGACGCAATCCAGCACAAGTACGTGCTGGAGATGTTGGATCAAATCACCGAGATCCGGAAGGTGCCGGCCCAGCTGACTGCTTACATGGCGAAGAAGCATTACCTGCACGCCACCAAGCTACTGATGGCATCGATCGAAACGACGGACGGAAAGCTAAAGGGTGTGGAAGGATTAAACGATCTACGGCAAGACTTTCAGAATCGCCGCCAGCAGCTGTACGGGAAGCTGCTGGAAGAGCTGAACAAACATCTGTATGTGTCCAGCACGGCGGACGTGTTGCAGAACTTCCAGCGTCAAGCATCGGGACGCAACAGTCAGTACGCGCCGGGAGCGTCACCGTTCCAGCGAAACGTTTTGCGGCGCTCGGCGGAACGGGTGGAGGCTAACACGAAAGCACGCAAAGCGTTGTTTGAGATCTCCAAGAACGGATTTTTGGACGTAGATAAGAGCGAAATAATCGAAGATACAGAGCTGCTAGATCCGGATGTCAATTCGTCATATTTCCTCAGTATAATTGTTGAATGCTTTGCATTGTTACAGAAAGTGCCTGAATCGATTGAG TCAATAAAAGTACAAATGCAAAGCGAACTACTAGCTATCGTAACCAAATCCACTCAGCACATCAATTCGCTGGAGCACCAGCCGCAGCACACGCAACAGTCTGCGCTCGCTATTACCAGCACACCATCGTCCGCTGCGGCAGTTGCTGCCTGCAATGGAACACCTTCCGGTGCATCGGCTGCGGATCCGACGCAACCCGCCCAACCGGTACCAATACTCGAGCTGCTCGATCTGGTGTTCAGACAGTTCAAGCTTATCGCCAACGCGCACCAGCAAGCGCTCCGCAACTATGGCAACGTCATACAACGATACAACATTCCGCAAGTGAAGCCTTACGACATTATCGAGTACTGGGGCCAGGCGCAAGCCGTCCTCAAGCTTGTGCTCACCGACTATCTGGACATTCAGAACGATAGCGGTGACGAAGCGTTACTGTTGCGGGGCCAGTTTGCCGAACAGTCCACCAACGTGAATTCGTTCTTTAGCCGTAGAAAAACGCCGGGCAAGAAACTGCTGTTCCGCTTCGACAAATCGTCCCACACGGCGGACGCAGGAGCAGCACAGCCGGCCGACGGTGACCAGGGACAGCCGAAAGAACATCGGCGCAATCTGTCGAACGTGTCGAACAGTACGCCAAAGGAAGACACCGTCAGCGGAAATTCGTCCCATTTGCTGAACAGTAGCTTCCATCAGCATCAGCCGGTTTACTTCGGTGGCAAGGATGGTGCTGCCGCGGCGGAACGGAGAAAGCGTGAGCGAGCGTTGGTTTGTTCGCCGGATGCGTCCCTGGTGCGGAAGATATATCTGCCGCTGATGGGATACATCCAGGAGATTGAGAGTTTTATGAAATGCAAGTCTGG ACAACCGTGCAGTTTGAACACGTTCTTGGCAAACTACGTAAAGGACGCTTATCTGGCACGTGGTCACAATCGGAACCTGCAGCTAACGATCGAGTCGCTGTCGAAGGCACAGGATGCGTGGCGCACCATTATCAGTCCGGAGGAAATGAAGCGACTCGGCCTAACGCGTCCGCTACTGCAGAATACGGTCATCGTAGAGAATC GAATTGCCGAAACGAAGAAACTCATCCAAGATCTTCCCACCTACTCGGATGAACTGTTAAAAATGGTCTGTTCGCTACTGAAGACGTACCGTGAGACGTGCCAGGCCGCATACCGGGGCATTGTCCAGCCGGAAACCGAGGACAAGCGCATCTACAGTGTCGCCTGGCTCAAGGACGACGATATTACACGATTCTTGAA atCATTACCGAACTGGACGGATCTGAAAACATCGAACGCCCGCATACGGCAACTGCAGCAGAAGCGCTTGATCAAAACGGAACCATCGGAGGAGGAAAGTCCCACCCAGGTGCAGCAGCGCAACGTTCGCGAAGCCGAAATGCTGACCAGCAATCTCGGCGAAGGGGGCATCTCCCAGCAAGAGATCCTGTCCGATGTGGGCGTACTGAAGGAGCTGGCCATACTGCAGGAAAGCATGGAATGGTTCGCGAATCGCATTACGGAGTTTGCCCAGGAGCTGAAGAAACCGATCGTAAATGGGCTGGTGACTGCATCGCCCGTTTCTACGCCCGGTTCTCCTTCACCCGCCGGCACGGCAACGATCGTGAACAGTCCGGTAATCGTGAAGGACGGTATGATCAAGGTGCTCATCAATTTGGCACTGGAATTTGAAGAGTTGGCCAACACCTGTCTGCTGGTGTTGCATCTGGAGGTGCGTGTGCAGTGTTTCCATTACCTCCGGTCGAGCCCCTCCGATCGCTACAAGGCAAACAATCCGAACAAGAACGATTCGCTCGAACCGGACGCGAAGGTGCTGAAGCTCACGAAGGTACTGTCGGACATGGACGAAGCGTTGAGCTCAACGTTGCATCCGAGGAAAACTAAG TATGTCTTCGAAGGTTTAGCACACCTGGCTGCGCGGATTCTTATAATGGCCGCCAACTCTATGGAATACATCGATCATTCGGGCGTGCAGCGGATGTGCCGAAATGCGCTGGCCCTACAGCAAACGCTGAGCAGCATCACAGCGTCACGGGAGGTCGCGCTGGATTATGCACGTTCCTTCTACGAAATGTTCTATCTCGATCCAGAG GAAATTCTTACCGCGATCGTGGAGAAAGGTGCCCAGTTTACGGAGATGCAATATCTGAATGCGCTGCAGCTGATCTTCCGCAACCGTGGCATCATAGACCCGGCCGTCGTCGGCTCCTACCAGCAAAAGCTTTCCGATCTGCTCGGCACCAAACCCGCCCTCGGTGTGATCGTTTAA
- the LOC118505134 gene encoding exocyst complex component 4 isoform X2: MSGCGLLVSVIKTLDASETNEQREREKLKIEREFRKTDQRLNELVSRSDGDLTRVMQLFGKVSTEVTASRERIHVVKENLQSCKQLLRCRRDELKKLYTDAIQHKYVLEMLDQITEIRKVPAQLTAYMAKKHYLHATKLLMASIETTDGKLKGVEGLNDLRQDFQNRRQQLYGKLLEELNKHLYVSSTADVLQNFQRQASGRNSQYAPGASPFQRNVLRRSAERVEANTKARKALFEISKNGFLDVDKSEIIEDTELLDPDVNSSYFLSIIVECFALLQKVPESIESIKVQMQSELLAIVTKSTQHINSLEHQPQHTQQSALAITSTPSSAAAVAACNGTPSGASAADPTQPAQPVPILELLDLVFRQFKLIANAHQQALRNYGNVIQRYNIPQVKPYDIIEYWGQAQAVLKLVLTDYLDIQNDSGDEALLLRGQFAEQSTNVNSFFSRRKTPGKKLLFRFDKSSHTADAGAAQPADGDQGQPKEHRRNLSNVSNSTPKEDTVSGNSSHLLNSSFHQHQPVYFGGKDGAAAAERRKRERALVCSPDASLVRKIYLPLMGYIQEIESFMKCKSGQPCSLNTFLANYVKDAYLARGHNRNLQLTIESLSKAQDAWRTIISPEEMKRLGLTRPLLQNTVIVENRIAETKKLIQDLPTYSDELLKMVCSLLKTYRETCQAAYRGIVQPETEDKRIYSVAWLKDDDITRFLKSLPNWTDLKTSNARIRQLQQKRLIKTEPSEEESPTQVQQRNVREAEMLTSNLGEGGISQQEILSDVGVLKELAILQESMEWFANRITEFAQELKKPIVNGLVTASPVSTPGSPSPAGTATIVNSPVIVKDGMIKVLINLALEFEELANTCLLVLHLEVRVQCFHYLRSSPSDRYKANNPNKNDSLEPDAKVLKLTKVLSDMDEALSSTLHPRKTKYVFEGLAHLAARILIMAANSMEYIDHSGVQRMCRNALALQQTLSSITASREVALDYARSFYEMFYLDPEEILTAIVEKGAQFTEMQYLNALQLIFRNRGIIDPAVVGSYQQKLSDLLGTKPALGVIV; encoded by the exons ATG AGCGGTTGCGGGCTGCTTGTTTCCGTGATCAAAACACTCGATGCCAGTGAAACGAACGAGCAGCGCGAACGGGAGAAGCTTAAAATCGAGCGGGAGTTTCGAAAAACCGACCAGCGGCTAAACGAACTCGTCTCACGCAGCGATGGCGACCTCACGCGGGTTATGCAGCTGTTCGGCAAGGTGTCGACGGAAGTTACGGCCTCCCGGGAGCGAATACATGTGGTGAAGGAAAACCTACAGTCCTGCAAACAGTTGCTGCGTTGTCGCCGCGACGAGCTGAAGAAACTGTACACCGACGCAATCCAGCACAAGTACGTGCTGGAGATGTTGGATCAAATCACCGAGATCCGGAAGGTGCCGGCCCAGCTGACTGCTTACATGGCGAAGAAGCATTACCTGCACGCCACCAAGCTACTGATGGCATCGATCGAAACGACGGACGGAAAGCTAAAGGGTGTGGAAGGATTAAACGATCTACGGCAAGACTTTCAGAATCGCCGCCAGCAGCTGTACGGGAAGCTGCTGGAAGAGCTGAACAAACATCTGTATGTGTCCAGCACGGCGGACGTGTTGCAGAACTTCCAGCGTCAAGCATCGGGACGCAACAGTCAGTACGCGCCGGGAGCGTCACCGTTCCAGCGAAACGTTTTGCGGCGCTCGGCGGAACGGGTGGAGGCTAACACGAAAGCACGCAAAGCGTTGTTTGAGATCTCCAAGAACGGATTTTTGGACGTAGATAAGAGCGAAATAATCGAAGATACAGAGCTGCTAGATCCGGATGTCAATTCGTCATATTTCCTCAGTATAATTGTTGAATGCTTTGCATTGTTACAGAAAGTGCCTGAATCGATTGAG TCAATAAAAGTACAAATGCAAAGCGAACTACTAGCTATCGTAACCAAATCCACTCAGCACATCAATTCGCTGGAGCACCAGCCGCAGCACACGCAACAGTCTGCGCTCGCTATTACCAGCACACCATCGTCCGCTGCGGCAGTTGCTGCCTGCAATGGAACACCTTCCGGTGCATCGGCTGCGGATCCGACGCAACCCGCCCAACCGGTACCAATACTCGAGCTGCTCGATCTGGTGTTCAGACAGTTCAAGCTTATCGCCAACGCGCACCAGCAAGCGCTCCGCAACTATGGCAACGTCATACAACGATACAACATTCCGCAAGTGAAGCCTTACGACATTATCGAGTACTGGGGCCAGGCGCAAGCCGTCCTCAAGCTTGTGCTCACCGACTATCTGGACATTCAGAACGATAGCGGTGACGAAGCGTTACTGTTGCGGGGCCAGTTTGCCGAACAGTCCACCAACGTGAATTCGTTCTTTAGCCGTAGAAAAACGCCGGGCAAGAAACTGCTGTTCCGCTTCGACAAATCGTCCCACACGGCGGACGCAGGAGCAGCACAGCCGGCCGACGGTGACCAGGGACAGCCGAAAGAACATCGGCGCAATCTGTCGAACGTGTCGAACAGTACGCCAAAGGAAGACACCGTCAGCGGAAATTCGTCCCATTTGCTGAACAGTAGCTTCCATCAGCATCAGCCGGTTTACTTCGGTGGCAAGGATGGTGCTGCCGCGGCGGAACGGAGAAAGCGTGAGCGAGCGTTGGTTTGTTCGCCGGATGCGTCCCTGGTGCGGAAGATATATCTGCCGCTGATGGGATACATCCAGGAGATTGAGAGTTTTATGAAATGCAAGTCTGG ACAACCGTGCAGTTTGAACACGTTCTTGGCAAACTACGTAAAGGACGCTTATCTGGCACGTGGTCACAATCGGAACCTGCAGCTAACGATCGAGTCGCTGTCGAAGGCACAGGATGCGTGGCGCACCATTATCAGTCCGGAGGAAATGAAGCGACTCGGCCTAACGCGTCCGCTACTGCAGAATACGGTCATCGTAGAGAATC GAATTGCCGAAACGAAGAAACTCATCCAAGATCTTCCCACCTACTCGGATGAACTGTTAAAAATGGTCTGTTCGCTACTGAAGACGTACCGTGAGACGTGCCAGGCCGCATACCGGGGCATTGTCCAGCCGGAAACCGAGGACAAGCGCATCTACAGTGTCGCCTGGCTCAAGGACGACGATATTACACGATTCTTGAA atCATTACCGAACTGGACGGATCTGAAAACATCGAACGCCCGCATACGGCAACTGCAGCAGAAGCGCTTGATCAAAACGGAACCATCGGAGGAGGAAAGTCCCACCCAGGTGCAGCAGCGCAACGTTCGCGAAGCCGAAATGCTGACCAGCAATCTCGGCGAAGGGGGCATCTCCCAGCAAGAGATCCTGTCCGATGTGGGCGTACTGAAGGAGCTGGCCATACTGCAGGAAAGCATGGAATGGTTCGCGAATCGCATTACGGAGTTTGCCCAGGAGCTGAAGAAACCGATCGTAAATGGGCTGGTGACTGCATCGCCCGTTTCTACGCCCGGTTCTCCTTCACCCGCCGGCACGGCAACGATCGTGAACAGTCCGGTAATCGTGAAGGACGGTATGATCAAGGTGCTCATCAATTTGGCACTGGAATTTGAAGAGTTGGCCAACACCTGTCTGCTGGTGTTGCATCTGGAGGTGCGTGTGCAGTGTTTCCATTACCTCCGGTCGAGCCCCTCCGATCGCTACAAGGCAAACAATCCGAACAAGAACGATTCGCTCGAACCGGACGCGAAGGTGCTGAAGCTCACGAAGGTACTGTCGGACATGGACGAAGCGTTGAGCTCAACGTTGCATCCGAGGAAAACTAAG TATGTCTTCGAAGGTTTAGCACACCTGGCTGCGCGGATTCTTATAATGGCCGCCAACTCTATGGAATACATCGATCATTCGGGCGTGCAGCGGATGTGCCGAAATGCGCTGGCCCTACAGCAAACGCTGAGCAGCATCACAGCGTCACGGGAGGTCGCGCTGGATTATGCACGTTCCTTCTACGAAATGTTCTATCTCGATCCAGAG GAAATTCTTACCGCGATCGTGGAGAAAGGTGCCCAGTTTACGGAGATGCAATATCTGAATGCGCTGCAGCTGATCTTCCGCAACCGTGGCATCATAGACCCGGCCGTCGTCGGCTCCTACCAGCAAAAGCTTTCCGATCTGCTCGGCACCAAACCCGCCCTCGGTGTGATCGTTTAA